In Streptomyces sp. NBC_00344, the genomic window GGCCACGCTGACATTGGGAGGGGCGCTGATCACCACCGACGTCTCAGGTGCTGAGCCCCGGACCCGTGAGACGCCGCTTTCGCACGATGTGACCCCGCGCGGCGCCGGCCGCAGTGACGGCCTGCTTCTGCTGGGCTCCGACGAGAACCGGTCGCTCACCGGACGACAGGTGAGCGCCGACAGCAGCAGCAAGGCGCTCTGGACCCGCAAAGCGTCCAAGGGCCTCGAGTTCGGCATTCCGCGGACCACCGACGGCCGGGTGTACGTGGCGCAGTACCGCACCCCCATGGCCATACGACGGAACGGAGGATCGGGCACTGCCCACCTACTCGTACTGGACGCACGAACCGGTCATGAACTGCACCGGACCGCCCTCCCCGCATCGCTCTACGATCACGTGGACGACCTCGCCCTCGATCAGATGTCGATCGTCGAGGCCAAGTACGGGATTGTCACGGTCGGCTGGATCGGCGACCTGGTCAATTCCGCGGCGCAGGCCGTGCTGGCCGAATAGAAGAGCCCTCAGCGCCCCGGCCGCACCGTCAGGTCATTGACCTCCGCGTCGCGCGGCAGATCCAGCGCCATCAGGATCGTCGTGGCCACCGACTCCGGGTCGATCAGACCCTCCGGCCGGTACTCCTTGCCCTCCTGCGAGTGCACCTTGGCCTGCATGGGACTGGCTGTGCGCCCCGGGTAGACGGACGTCACGCGCACGCCATTGCCGTGTTCCTCCTGGCGCAGTGCGTCGGCCAGAGCCTTCAGTCCGTGCTTCGAGGCGGCGTAGGCGGCCCAGTCGGCATGGGCGCTGAGCCCCGCGCCGGAGTTCACGAAGATCACCTGCCCGTGGACGGTACGGAGCTGGGGCAGCATCAGCCGGGTCAGTTCGGCGGGCGCGATCAGGTTGGTGTTGAGCTGCGCGTGCCAGGTCGGAGGCCGGAGTTCGGCGACCGGCGAGAGGTCCACGACACCCGCGATGTGCAGCAGTGAGTCAACCCGCTCGGGCAGGGCCTGC contains:
- a CDS encoding SDR family oxidoreductase — its product is MATHVITGAGSGIGAAVARRLHERGDDLVIVARDAGRAREIAGRYPGAGTLVADLANPDRISWALGKQALPERVDSLLHIAGVVDLSPVAELRPPTWHAQLNTNLIAPAELTRLMLPQLRTVHGQVIFVNSGAGLSAHADWAAYAASKHGLKALADALRQEEHGNGVRVTSVYPGRTASPMQAKVHSQEGKEYRPEGLIDPESVATTILMALDLPRDAEVNDLTVRPGR